Sequence from the Actinocatenispora sera genome:
CGTTCCAGGCGGCGACGACCTTGTCGTCCCGGGCCGGCTGTGGGCGCTCGGCGCGCGCCGCGAGCAGCCGCTCCCGGACCGAGTCGAGCCGGGCCACGTCGTCCGGCCCGAGCGCCCCGGCTCCGCCGGATCCGGTGGCCGGCACGGCTTCGGTGGGGTCGGTGGGCAGCTGCAGCACGCTGGTACCGGCCTCGAACGTGCCGGCATCGGTCACCGCGAACGCCTGTGCCGCAAACGATCCATCCGCGTCACCGAGCACCGCGCGCAGCTGCGCCGGCGTCCACACGTAGGTGCTGCCCTCCGCGCCCGCGGCGTCGGCGTCCAGTGACGCCGCGAACGCCGGGCCGGCCCGCAGGTCGCGCAGCAGGAACTCGACGGTCTGCGCGGCGACCCGGCGGACCGGCTCGTCGCCGGTCAACCGCCACAGGTGGGTGTAGGCGCGCAGCAGCAAGGCGTTGTCGTACAACATCTTCTCGAAGTGCGGCACCGTCCAGGTGGCGTCCACCGCGTAGCGGGCGAAACCGCCGGCGAGCTGGTCGTACATGCCGCCGCCGGCCATCGCCGCGCAGGTGTGCCGCGCCAGCGCGAGCGCGTCCGCGTCACCGGTGCGCTCGTACTGCCGGATCAGGAACTCCAGCACCATCGACGGCGGGAACTTCGGTGCCCCACCGAATCCGCCGTTCGCCTCGTCGTACTGGCCGGCCAGCGTCCGGGCGGCCGCGGCGAGGTGGTCGGCGGTCAGCGGCGCCCCGGGGCGTACCGGTGCGGCGGCGCGACGCAGCGCCGCGGTCACCGCCTCGCCCTGCCCCACCGCCTCGTCCCGCTGGTCCCGCCAGACCCCGGCGACGGCCTGGACCAGCTGCACGAACGGCGCCTTCGGCAGGTACGTGCCGCACCAGAACGGCGCGCCGTCCGGGGTGGCGAACACGGTCATCGGCCAGCCGCCCTGCCCGGTCATCGCCTGGGTGGCGGTCATGTACACCGCGTCGACGTCCGGCCGCTCCTCCCGGTCGACCTTCACCGGCACGGTGTGCTCGTTGACCACCGCGGCGACCGCGGGGTCCTCGAACGACTCGTGCGCCATCACGTGGCACCAGTGGCAGGCCGCGTACCCGACCGAGATCAGCAGCGGCACGTCGCGCCGCCGCGCCTCGGCGAACGCCGCCTCCCCCCACTCCCACCAGTCGACCGGGTTGTCGGCGTGCTGCAGCAGGTACGGCGAGGTGGCCTGCGCAAGTCGGTTGGGCATGCATCCCATCCTCGCGCAACCACCGCCGCCCCGCTCGGACACCACCGGACGGGCCGGCCGGACCGCCTCACCAGGTCGGCCCGGCGGGCAAGATCACGGTCCGGCGAGCACGGTGATGGGGACGGTGACGGTGACCGGGCCGGGGCGCACCGGACCCTGGTTGCGCACCGTGGCGTAGCTGCCGTCGGCGCGTTCGCGCTGGTAGGTCAGGCGCAGCCAGGTGTGGCCGGCGCGCAGCGCGTGCACCGTGACGCCGGCCCCGGTCGCGTCGGACAGGCTCGCGACCGACGGGTCGGCGATCGTGGCGGTGACCCGGTTCAGCGGGTTGGCCAGCGCCAGCGAGCCACCGTCGGCGTTGCGCACGTCCGCGCCGACCTGCTGCGTACCACCCACCGACAGCGAGACCGCCGATGCCGAGGCGTCGATGGCGTACGGCGCCACGCCGGACGGGATCGGTTCGTCGGCGGTCGACTGCTCGATCCGCAGCGCCGGATTGCCGTCCGCGTCCGGGTGCTTCGCGTCGAACACGAGGCGCTCGGTGTAGAGCCGGCGGTCCGGCGTCGTCGCGGTCGGCCGGCCGTGGTGCACGTAGTACAGCTGGCTGCCGTCCGGCGAGGCGACGATGCTGCCGTGCCCGGTGGAGTACATGCCCAGCGTCGCGTTCTGGCTCAGTACCGGGTTGCCGGGGTGCTTGTGCCACGGGCCGAGCGGGCTGTCCGCGGTCGCGTAGCCCACCCCGTACTCGGGGTCTGCCAGTTGTTCGCCGAGTAGGTGAGGTAGTAGACGGTCCGGCCGTGCACGGTGCGGGCCCAGGTCGTCGAGCCCTCCTCCCAGCGGCGGTCCTTGTTCTGGCCGTTGGTCTTCGCGTAGTCGTTCACGTCGGCGTTCTCCCACGACTGCTTGTCGTGGTCGTAGTCGAGGATGCGCACGAACCCGTCCTTGCGCGCGCCGGTGTCACCGGCGGGCCGGTTCGCGTCGCGGTAGCTCGGCGCGATCGTCGGCATGGTCTGCCCGGTCGGGTCGCGCCACCAGTCGCCGGTCAGCTCGACCGCGTAGATGTTCGACTCCTCGATGTACTTGCCGAGGTCGTCGTCCCACACCCAGTTCCGGTACGCGTTGCGCGAGAAGTACAGGTAGACCCGCCCGTCGCGGTCGAAGAACACGTTCGGGTCGATGAACGGCAGGTACGTGCCGAGCGGCGCGGTCTCGCCCTCCTGCTCGGTGGCCGGCGGCTGCTTCTGGTCCGGCCCCATGATCAGGTTGACGTCGTGGTAGTCCGGGTCGTACGGCCAGTAGTCGATCGGCTGGTCGGTGATGTTGTGGAACGGGCCCGCCGGCGAGCTCGACACGGCCACACCGACCTTGCACGGCTCCTCGAAATCGGCGTAGCCGAACCACTTCGCGGCGT
This genomic interval carries:
- a CDS encoding thioredoxin domain-containing protein, coding for MPNRLAQATSPYLLQHADNPVDWWEWGEAAFAEARRRDVPLLISVGYAACHWCHVMAHESFEDPAVAAVVNEHTVPVKVDREERPDVDAVYMTATQAMTGQGGWPMTVFATPDGAPFWCGTYLPKAPFVQLVQAVAGVWRDQRDEAVGQGEAVTAALRRAAAPVRPGAPLTADHLAAAARTLAGQYDEANGGFGGAPKFPPSMVLEFLIRQYERTGDADALALARHTCAAMAGGGMYDQLAGGFARYAVDATWTVPHFEKMLYDNALLLRAYTHLWRLTGDEPVRRVAAQTVEFLLRDLRAGPAFAASLDADAAGAEGSTYVWTPAQLRAVLGDADGSFAAQAFAVTDAGTFEAGTSVLQLPTDPTEAVPATGSGGAGALGPDDVARLDSVRERLLAARAERPQPARDDKVVAAWNGLAITALVEYANLTGDAAAGDAAVEAGEFLADVHVVDGRLRRVSRAGRVGTPAGVLDDHGAVAQAFCALHQHTADPVWLTRAEALLSVARQHFRSDEGWYDTADDAERLVSRPADPTDNATPSGLSAIAEALLTYSALTGSTEHRDDAEGALSVLAPIVAEHPRFAGHALAVAAAALTGPYQIAVVGGDALRAAAWRAAPAGSVLVAGEPDAPGVPLLADRGLVDGSPAAYVCRGFVCDRPARTVDELRAQLSR
- a CDS encoding family 43 glycosylhydrolase, with translation MRRLRIAGTAVLLLALLAGTPMTAMAHGRAAPPHRTNATYFNAASVNAADPFVLYDKASGTYYAYSTDGADRGWHFAIYRSADLATWQKVPGGALPAKDANQWGNTWFWAPEVYHNPKTGLYFLFYAARSDANAAKWFGYADFEEPCKVGVAVSSSPAGPFHNITDQPIDYWPYDPDYHDVNLIMGPDQKQPPATEQEGETAPLGTYLPFIDPNVFFDRDGRVYLYFSRNAYRNWVWDDDLGKYIEESNIYAVELTGDWWRDPTGQTMPTIAPSYRDANRPAGDTGARKDGFVRILDYDHDKQSWENADVNDYAKTNGQNKDRRWEEGSTTWARTVHGRTVYYLTYSANNWQTPSTGWATRPRTARSARGTSTPATRY
- a CDS encoding family 43 glycosylhydrolase; translation: MGYATADSPLGPWHKHPGNPVLSQNATLGMYSTGHGSIVASPDGSQLYYVHHGRPTATTPDRRLYTERLVFDAKHPDADGNPALRIEQSTADEPIPSGVAPYAIDASASAVSLSVGGTQQVGADVRNADGGSLALANPLNRVTATIADPSVASLSDATGAGVTVHALRAGHTWLRLTYQRERADGSYATVRNQGPVRPGPVTVTVPITVLAGP